A window from Shewanella livingstonensis encodes these proteins:
- the purU gene encoding formyltetrahydrofolate deformylase: MSQPDKTIITPPVLQRKVLITDCADAQGLIAKITNVCFAHQLNIIKNTEFVDHTQGRFFMRAELEGQFDDERLLTELREVLPAQNRMKLVDMGKKRIVIMVTKEAHCLGDILMKSYYGGLDVEIAAVVGNYDVLQALTEKFDIPFHYVSHEGLNRQEHEQAMLAVIKPYETDFLVLAKYMRVLTPEFVSAFPDKIINIHHSFLPAFIGASPYKQAWDRGVKIIGATAHFVNNLLDEGPIIKQDVISVDHSYSAEELAHNGRDVEKSVLSKALQLVLNEQVVVYGNKTVVF, translated from the coding sequence GTGAGCCAACCAGATAAAACCATTATTACCCCACCTGTTTTACAGCGTAAAGTGCTGATAACCGATTGTGCTGATGCCCAGGGTTTAATTGCTAAAATCACTAACGTATGTTTCGCTCATCAATTAAACATTATCAAAAACACCGAATTTGTTGATCATACTCAAGGGCGTTTTTTTATGCGCGCAGAGCTTGAAGGTCAGTTTGATGATGAACGCCTATTAACTGAATTGCGTGAGGTTTTGCCTGCTCAAAATCGGATGAAATTAGTCGACATGGGTAAAAAGCGTATCGTGATTATGGTGACAAAAGAAGCGCACTGCTTAGGCGATATTTTGATGAAGTCTTATTACGGCGGTTTAGATGTTGAGATTGCTGCAGTGGTAGGGAACTATGATGTGTTGCAGGCATTAACTGAAAAGTTTGATATTCCGTTTCATTATGTTAGTCATGAAGGTTTAAATCGCCAGGAACATGAACAAGCCATGTTAGCGGTGATTAAGCCTTATGAGACTGACTTTTTAGTATTAGCTAAATATATGCGGGTGCTAACGCCTGAATTTGTGTCAGCATTTCCAGATAAGATTATCAATATTCATCATTCGTTTTTACCTGCTTTTATTGGTGCATCACCGTATAAGCAAGCTTGGGATCGCGGGGTTAAAATTATTGGTGCAACCGCACACTTTGTTAATAACCTTTTAGACGAAGGACCGATTATTAAACAAGATGTGATTTCAGTTGATCACAGTTATAGCGCAGAAGAATTAGCGCATAACGGTCGTGATGTTGAAAAAAGTGTATTAAGTAAAGCGCTACAATTAGTATTAAATGAGCAAGTTGTGGTGTACGGTAACAAAACGGTGGTATTTTAA
- a CDS encoding PTS transporter subunit EIIC: MDSQLAQHRQIGKRSVSFITQQWFKFAQRLSQALLIPIAILPAAGVMLGLTINPLPFIPTELNTVFSAVGNLVFTMMPLLFSVAVAIGFCRDQGIAAFSAVFGFGVFLSTMGALTNIYGLVSRPLWGMQTIDTGIAGGMLVGAITCLAVNISQHVKLPAIFSFFEGRRSAPIIVIPLSMALAYLLVHVWPPLSHIIEHLSDWAVYQDPAIAFGVYGTVERLLIPLGLHHIWNAPFYLEVGQYINQGNVVRGEVARYLAGDPLAGNLAGGYLIKMWGLPAAALAIWRCADKSERNRVAGIMLSAATASWLTGVTEPIEFAFMFVAPILFIVHALLTGIAYSVCILLDVHHSIVFSHGLVDFTLLFSRSVNTHWIWILGPLTAVIYYAIFRASILAFNLKTPGRIEPSDLPAEPKESLRAMISALGGRDNIVEINACLTRLRISVNQAHLIDKARLMRLGAKGVVVMGKGVQVVYGTKAETLRKLLQKYLDSRR; the protein is encoded by the coding sequence ATGGATAGCCAGTTGGCACAACACCGTCAGATCGGTAAACGTAGCGTAAGTTTTATTACGCAGCAATGGTTTAAATTTGCCCAGCGCCTTAGCCAAGCTCTGCTCATACCCATTGCCATTTTACCTGCGGCAGGGGTGATGCTCGGGTTAACCATTAATCCTCTGCCATTTATTCCAACAGAATTAAATACCGTTTTTTCTGCTGTCGGTAATTTAGTGTTTACCATGATGCCTCTGTTATTCAGTGTCGCGGTAGCCATTGGCTTTTGCCGTGATCAAGGCATTGCTGCATTTTCAGCAGTGTTTGGTTTTGGGGTGTTTTTGTCCACGATGGGAGCCCTGACAAATATTTATGGCCTAGTGTCCCGACCGTTATGGGGCATGCAAACTATTGATACTGGAATTGCTGGTGGAATGTTAGTTGGCGCAATTACCTGTTTAGCGGTAAATATAAGTCAACACGTTAAATTACCCGCTATTTTTTCATTTTTTGAAGGTCGTCGTAGCGCACCTATCATTGTTATTCCCTTGTCGATGGCGCTGGCTTACTTGCTCGTACATGTTTGGCCGCCTCTGTCGCATATTATCGAACATTTATCCGATTGGGCCGTTTACCAAGATCCTGCTATTGCTTTTGGGGTATATGGCACGGTTGAACGTTTATTAATTCCGCTTGGATTACATCATATTTGGAATGCACCATTTTATCTTGAAGTAGGACAATACATTAACCAAGGTAATGTAGTGCGAGGTGAGGTGGCTCGTTATTTAGCTGGCGATCCGTTGGCTGGAAATCTCGCTGGTGGTTATTTAATTAAAATGTGGGGCTTACCTGCCGCGGCATTAGCTATTTGGCGCTGTGCTGATAAATCTGAGCGTAATAGAGTCGCGGGTATTATGTTATCAGCCGCCACGGCGAGTTGGCTAACAGGGGTGACTGAACCCATTGAATTTGCATTTATGTTTGTCGCGCCTATTTTGTTTATAGTGCATGCATTACTCACCGGTATTGCTTATAGCGTGTGTATTTTACTCGACGTTCATCACAGTATTGTGTTCTCTCATGGGTTGGTGGATTTCACCTTATTATTTTCTCGCTCTGTTAATACTCATTGGATTTGGATACTCGGTCCGCTAACGGCTGTAATCTATTACGCAATATTTAGGGCCAGTATTTTAGCGTTTAACTTAAAAACCCCAGGGCGAATAGAGCCAAGTGATTTACCTGCTGAGCCCAAAGAGAGCTTAAGGGCGATGATTTCGGCATTGGGCGGGCGTGATAATATTGTGGAGATAAATGCCTGCCTAACCCGCTTACGTATTAGTGTTAACCAAGCTCACTTAATTGATAAAGCTAGGTTAATGCGTTTAGGAGCAAAAGGCGTGGTAGTTATGGGTAAAGGTGTGCAAGTTGTCTATGGCACCAAGGCTGAAACATTACGTAAATTGTTGCAAAAATATTTAGATTCTCGGCGTTAA